The nucleotide sequence AACATGTCGGTGAGCTGCGAGTCCAGTTCGGCGACCCGGGCCTCCAGTTCGGCGGCTTCGGCGGCAAACGACTCGTCGGTGGCCGCCAATTCGTGCGCGGTCTCCAGATCTTCGCGCGCGGCTACCAGCTTGCGGTAGGTGGCCACGATCGGTGCCAAGCGGGCAAACCGACGTCCGGCTTTGCGCGCCTCGTCGGGCCTGCTGTGCAGTTCTGGATCCGCCAACGCGCGCTCAAGGTCTGCGTGTTCGGCGAGCAGGACGTCAATCGTCTGCACCGGCGCTGCCATCTCACACCTCCTGCCAGCTCTTACCGCAAACACGAACCGACGCCCGGCCTGTGCTGCTCATGCACAGTTCGGGCGTCGGTAATCCAGCTACTTGTCGGCCGCCGCCTGGTCCTTGTCGGCTCCGGCCTTGCGCTTGCCGTAGCGACGCTCGAAGCGGGCAACCCGACCACCGCTGTCGAGGATCTTCTGCTTGCCGGTGTAGAACGGATGGCACTGCGAGCAAACCTCGGCCACGATACGGCCGCCCTGCTTGGTGCTCCGCGTCTGGAACGTGTTTCCGCACCCGCAGACCACAGTGGTCTCCTCGTAGGTGGGATGAATGTCAGATTTCATGCTGTCCTCTTCGATCGTCAGCCGCTCGTGGCCTCCGGTGCTCCCCGATGTTCAAGCGGCGGTCAGGCTTGACTCAAGAACCTGAGGCGGTTCTGGGTGGTCGAGCCTCGATTATGCCAGGTCAACCACCATCACCCCAAACACCGAGATCTGCGCGCGCATTCCCTGGCACCCGCAGCCGGTGTATTGCTCTAGTCGTTGTCCATATTTCCTGGTGTGGTCTTGGAGACCTGCACGAGGAACTCGTAGTTGTTCTTGGTCTTCCGCAGCTGCGACATCAGCAGGTCGATGGCCTGGTGGGAATCCAGGCCGGACAGCACGCGACGCAGCTTGTGGACGATGGCGAACTCGTCAGGTGAGAGCAGCAGCTCATCTTTACGGGTACCCGACGGGTTTACGTCGACCGCGGGGAAGACGCGCCGTTCGGCGATCTTGCGGTCCAGCTTGAGCTCGGCGTTGCCGGTGCCCTTGAACTCTTCGAAGATGACGGTGTCACCGGTGGAGCCAGTCTCGACCATCGCGGTCGCGATGATGGTCAGCGAGCCGCCTTCTTCGATGTTGCGTGCCGCGCCCAGGAATCGCTTGGGCGGGTACAGCGCGGTGGAGTCGACACCACCGGACAGGATCCGGCCCGATGCCGGTGACGCGTTGTTGTAGGCACGCCCCAACCGGGTGATGGAGTCCAGCAGCACCACGACGTCTTTGCCCTGCTCCACGAGGCGCTTGGCACGCTCGATGGCCAGCTCCGCGACCGACGTGTGGTCGGATGGCGGTCGGTCGAACGTTGAGGCGATGACCTCACCCTTGACCGAACGCGTCATGTCGGTGACCTCCTCGGGCCGCTCGTCGACGAGCACGACCATGAGGTGGCATTCCGGATTGTTCTTGGTAATGGCGTTGGCGATGTCCTGCAGGATCGTCGTCTTACCGGCCTTGGGGGGCGAGACGATCAGCGCGCGCTGGCCCTTGCCAATCGGCATGATCAGATCGATGACCCGTGTGGTCAGCCGCTCTGGGGTGGTTTCCAAGCGAAGACGCTGGTTGGGGTAGAGCGGCGTCAGCTTGCCGAATTCGGGCCGCTTCTTGGCGTCTTCGACCGATCCCCCGTTGACGCTGTCCAACCGCACCAGCGGGTTGAATTTCTGCCGCTGGTTGGGCTGCTCGCCTTCGCGCGGAACCCGAACGGCGCCGGTGACCGCGTCGCCGCGGCGCAGGCCGTTCTTGCGCACCATGTTCATCGACACGTAGACGTCGTGCGGGCCGGCAAGGTAGCCGGAGGTACGCACAAAGGCGTAGTTGTCGAGCACGTCAAGAATGCCGGCGACCGGCTGGACGACGTCATCCTCACGCAACTCGGAGTCGGAACCGTCACCCGAGCGCTCCCCACGACGCCGGCGGTCGCGGAATCGGCGTCCTCGCCGGCCCTGCCGCCCTTCGCCATCGTCTTCGCCGCGCGATTGCTGGCCACCCGAGCCCTGCTGGCCGGTGCCTTGGTCACCGCCCGACTCCGCTGCTCCCCCGTCAGTCTTGGCGTCTTCTGGATTCTTTTCCGGCGCCTTCTGATTGTTGTCGGCATCGCCGCCGGCGGCCCGTTTCCCTCGTCTATCTGTGCTTTCGCCAGCCGAGTCGGCGCCGTCACGTGACGACGTTCCCGAGTCACGCGAGGATCTGCGCCGCTCGCGGCGCACCGTGGCGTCAGATGAGGCGTTTTGCTCCTGTTGAGGAGCGTCTTTGGTGGCCTCGTCGACCGCCGGGGCCTCGGGACTCGCCGAGGACTTCTGTTCGCCGGAATCCGAGGTCGGCTCGGCGGCCGCGGGCGTGCCGTTGGCGCGGTCCCGAAATTCTTGGATCGCGGCGATCAGCTCGTTCTTACGCATGCCCGACGTCCCCTTGACACCAACTTGGTTGGCCAGCGCACGCAGTTCGGGCAGCACCATGGTGGCCAGCGCGCCGGTCGGCGCAGCAGTATTGAGGTCGGAACTGTCTTTTGTCACGGAATCCGACTTCTTATCAGCGTCGGTGCTTTCGCCAGCCGTGATGAGGTCCGTATCAGTCACGGAATTCCTTTCTTTCCCCCGCTTGATTACGTCATACGAGGGTTCGTTGCATTCAGCCAAATTGCCGAGTGCGCCCAATCATCGACTCCCCAACGGTGGTCGCCAGGATCTGCGGCGAATACGGCGAACCTCGTCCCCGAGAAGAATTGGTGGTGCCCTAGCTGCAAGGCAGTATGTGTGCAGAAGCAGATGCTGCGATTGCTGGACGGCTCCGAGGATAGCCCGCTTCCTGGCCGGAAGCAAGCAAACCCCCCGCAAGTTGTCAATCAGTCGCCGAATGCCACTCCGGGCTTCCACCGGACCCTGTCACCCGCGGTCATCGCGGTAATTGTGAATCCATTTGCGGCACCGTACTCGACCGCTTCCGGGGGCAAGTCCGGGTCGGTGCTCAACGCAATCAGCGCCGGTCCAGCCCCGGAAAGAGTCGCTGCCACTTTATGACGCCGCAACAGCTGCAAATATTCCGCCGAGGCCGGCATTGCCGAGGCACGCTGGGGCTGATGGAGGACGTCTTCGGTGGCCGCCATCAACAAATCGGGCCGTTGGGTGAGGGCAACCACGAGCAATGCGGCGCGGCTGATGTTGAATCGCGCATCGTCATGGCTGACCAGGTCAGGCAGCAGCACCCGAGTCTCCGCGGTCGAGGAGCGCACCTCGGGAATCGCCGAGAACAAGTGAATATCGGGGTGAAGATCTAGCTGCACGGCCGAGTAGTCGGCACGGTCACCGCAACGCTCAATCCAAGAAACCACCGCACCGCCGAGCACAGCGGCCGCGGCGTTGTCGGGGTGGCCTTCAAATTCCGAAGACAGCTGGATCAGCTGCTGGTCGCTCAATGGCACCCAACCAGCTTGTGAGACAAGGCCGTTGACGGCGGCGAGGCCACCAACTACCGCCGACGCGGACGATCCGAGACCACGGGAATGCGGAATATCATTGCGGCAGCGCACAATTAGGCCAGCCGCGGTAACACCCACGGCTCGCAGCCCGTGCTGGATGGCGCGCACAACCAAGTGTTCAGAGTTGAGCGGAACCTGGCCGGCCCCCTCGCCTTCGACCACCACTTCCAACCCGGAATCGGTTGTCTCAAGCACGATTTCGTCGTAGAGACTCAATGCGAGGCCGAGACTGTCGAACCCCGGGCCGAGGTTGGCACTTGATGCCGCTACGACGGCACTCGCCACCAGACCCGAGGGCAATACCTGTGTCACCGACAGGCCTCAGCAAACTGCGCTGCGCCCGGCTGCGCCGCGCTGGCGATCACCACTACGCCAACCCCAGCTTCTCAACCACCGCGACTGGGTCAACGGGTA is from Mycobacterium marinum and encodes:
- the rpmE gene encoding 50S ribosomal protein L31, yielding MKSDIHPTYEETTVVCGCGNTFQTRSTKQGGRIVAEVCSQCHPFYTGKQKILDSGGRVARFERRYGKRKAGADKDQAAADK
- the rho gene encoding transcription termination factor Rho, coding for MTDTDLITAGESTDADKKSDSVTKDSSDLNTAAPTGALATMVLPELRALANQVGVKGTSGMRKNELIAAIQEFRDRANGTPAAAEPTSDSGEQKSSASPEAPAVDEATKDAPQQEQNASSDATVRRERRRSSRDSGTSSRDGADSAGESTDRRGKRAAGGDADNNQKAPEKNPEDAKTDGGAAESGGDQGTGQQGSGGQQSRGEDDGEGRQGRRGRRFRDRRRRGERSGDGSDSELREDDVVQPVAGILDVLDNYAFVRTSGYLAGPHDVYVSMNMVRKNGLRRGDAVTGAVRVPREGEQPNQRQKFNPLVRLDSVNGGSVEDAKKRPEFGKLTPLYPNQRLRLETTPERLTTRVIDLIMPIGKGQRALIVSPPKAGKTTILQDIANAITKNNPECHLMVVLVDERPEEVTDMTRSVKGEVIASTFDRPPSDHTSVAELAIERAKRLVEQGKDVVVLLDSITRLGRAYNNASPASGRILSGGVDSTALYPPKRFLGAARNIEEGGSLTIIATAMVETGSTGDTVIFEEFKGTGNAELKLDRKIAERRVFPAVDVNPSGTRKDELLLSPDEFAIVHKLRRVLSGLDSHQAIDLLMSQLRKTKNNYEFLVQVSKTTPGNMDND
- the thrB gene encoding homoserine kinase gives rise to the protein MTQVLPSGLVASAVVAASSANLGPGFDSLGLALSLYDEIVLETTDSGLEVVVEGEGAGQVPLNSEHLVVRAIQHGLRAVGVTAAGLIVRCRNDIPHSRGLGSSASAVVGGLAAVNGLVSQAGWVPLSDQQLIQLSSEFEGHPDNAAAAVLGGAVVSWIERCGDRADYSAVQLDLHPDIHLFSAIPEVRSSTAETRVLLPDLVSHDDARFNISRAALLVVALTQRPDLLMAATEDVLHQPQRASAMPASAEYLQLLRRHKVAATLSGAGPALIALSTDPDLPPEAVEYGAANGFTITAMTAGDRVRWKPGVAFGD